The genomic window GGCGATGCTGTGGTAATGAGCGGGCGTGGGTGTGCTGCCGATGTAGCCTTGGCGGATGTGCGGCTGCTTGGTGGGGAATTGGAGTTTTAGGTTTGGGGGCGCACAGGTTTCCAGCCACTCGGCAGGGGTGTCGGACAGGATGTCGATGCTGTTCAGAGGTGGGAGGTCGGATAAACGTGCATGCAGGGCGGCTTCGAGTTCGCTGCTGCTGAATGTGGCGAGGAAGTTGCAATGGCGCGCAAGGCAGCGTAACACGGCTTTTTCGGTGTCGTCTGAACGGTGGGTAACGTGGAGGATAAGCGGGGTGTGGCGGGTGAAGTGGCGTATGGCGCTGAACAGGTTGCGTTGGTTTTCGGCTGGGTTATGCTCGATGACGGCAACTTTAGTGTGGCGGTTGTGGCCGAAACGGTTGAGCCAGTCGGCAGAGGTGGTGGGGCTGAGCGAATAGTTGAGGCTGATGTGGCGTGAAATGCCCTGTCCCATTTTTTGCAGCATGAGGTTGATTTCGCTGCTGACGGAGGCGTGTCCGGTCAAAAGGGCGGTGTAGCCTGCCGGATGGTCGGGTTGGGAACTGATGTTGAGGCTTTGCGATGGAAGCTGCACGCCCGCGGGGCTGCACACGCTGATGTTGAGTTCGTTGCCGTGGTGTTTTTTGATGGCGGCTTCGGCGGTGTGCCATTCGTCGTCGGACAGGCTTTCCCAGTCTTGGATGAGGATGATGTGGCCGAACTGTTTTTTGCGGCAGGATTTGAACAGGGCGTCGTAGCTGTCGGGCGGCGTTACGGCGATGACGAGGTCGGCGCTGCCGGGGATTTTGTTGAGGTTGGTGTAGGAGGTGAGTCCGGCAACCGTGCGGTGGCGGAGGTTGACGGGTGTGATCTGACCTTGAAACGGTGCGCTCAGGAGGTTGCTCAGGATGCGTTCGCCCAAGCTGTATGGGCGTTCGCTCGCGCCCACGAGAATGATGTGGTTGGGCATGAAGAAGTAGCCGGACATGGATTGGGCGGACATGGTGCCTCCTTTTCGGTGTGTGGACGCTGCGTTTCAGACGACCTTTCGGGCGGTTTGGGTTGGAAGGGGTGTGTGATGAGTGAACGGGATTGGGCGTTCGTTGTTGGTTTTGTTATCAATGGATAGTTTGTTTCGCTGCTCTTTATGGCGGAACATGCGGACTTTAAATGATTTAATTATTCACTTGCATTATATATGACAAATGGCATAAAAGGTCGTCTGAAAGGCAGGAACGTAAGGGTTTGTTCTTTTCAGACGACCTTTTGTAGGCTTGGGGTGTGGCAATTTGTTTATAGTGGATTAACTTTAAACCAGTACGGCGTTGCCTCGCCTTAGCTCAAAGAGAACGATTCTCTAAGGTGCTGAAGCACCAAGTGAATCGGTTCCGTACTATCTGTACTGTCTGCGGCTTTGTCGCCTTGTCCTGATTTAAATTTAATCCACTATACAAACCCCGATGGGCAATATTCATGGTCAAGAGTTTTTAGGATGCGGCTTTTCCGTTTTGCCGTTCACTTTCTTTTTGGGCAGGATAAAGTGCATTTTCAAACCATTCGGCTTGATATTTTCGGCCATGATTTTGCCGTTGTGCTGCTCCATGATGTGTTGGGTCAGGGCAAGGCCTAAGCCCGTACCGGGCTTGCTGGCGCTGGAGTCGGCACGGTAAAAGGCGGTGAAAATGTGCGGCAGTTGCATTTCGTCCACGCCGGGACCGTTGTCGGTAACGTCCACAATCCAATGCTTGCCGTCTTGTCCGATATTGACACGGATGGTGCTGCCTTCGGGGCTGTAATTGATGGCGTTGCGGATAACGTTGTCAAACGCGCGGTACAAATAGCCTTCGTTGGCGCAGACCGTGGCATTTTCGGGGATTCTGGGTTCGACCGAAAGGGTAACGGTTTGTTTGTTCTGCTGGGCAATGCTTTGGTTGTCTTCCACGATGTTTTTCAGGAAGGGGACGAGCTTCAGGCTTTCTTTTTCCAGCGGGATATTGGATGTTTCCAAACGGGAAAGCGTCAGCAATTCGCCAACCAAGGTATCCATGCGGGTCAATTCGCCTTCCAGCCTTTTCAGGTATTGCTCCTGCTTTTGCGGCTGCGCCTGAATCAGTCCGACAATCGCCTGCATACGCGCCAAAGGGGAGCGCATTTCGTGGGAGACGTGGTGCAGCAGGTGGCGTTCTTTGGCAACGAGTTTTTCCAGTTTTTCCGCCATTTTGTCGAACTGGATGGCAAGGTGGGACAATTCGTCGTCGCGGTCGTCCACTTGCTGGGAAATACGTGTTTCAAGTTCGCCGTTTGCCACCCTGTCCATACCGCTGCCCAAGATTTTGATGGGCTTGGTAATGTTGCTGGCGAGGATGTACGCCATCAGTAGGCCGACGACGATGATGAAGGAGAGGATGATAAATTCGTGCCAAATCGGGGCGAGCGGCAGGCCCGGGATAAAAAGCGGGCTGGGCAGGCGTTGCGCCTGATGGCTGTCCCAACCTTTGATAAAGAAGAGGTATTCTTCGCCGAAACGGTCGTATTCGATGTGCGCCAAATCGGAATTGGGATTATTGATGGCAAACACGCGGGCGCGTTCGATGGTGTGGTTGTCGATGTTGCGGTCGAGGATGTCTTTTTTCTCGTCGCCCAAAATGACGTAAACGGAATTGGAGACGGGGCTGTCTTCCCATTCCGCCAATATTTCGCGCGCACCGCTGTCCCCGCGCGCCCTAAAGGCAGAGAGGATGCTGTTCATCAAAGTGGTTTCGATGGTGCGGCGTTGGTTGAATTGGTTTTCGGCGAGGGTATTTTGCACCAGCCAAAAAGAAAAACTCGCCACAAAGATTGCGCAGACGATGACTGCGCAAAATGTGGCGAAGATGCGTTGAAACAGTTTCATTGATCTGTTTTATCTTTAGTTTTTAACAAACAGGTAGCCCAAGCCCCGTACGGTCTGAATCAGCGAGGCATCGCCCAGTTTGTGGCGGATGCTGGAGATGTGGACGTCGATGCTGCGGTCGAATTTTGCCAGTTTGCGGTCAAGCGCTTCGATGGACAAAGTTTCTTTGCTGACGACTTGTCCGGCATGGCGCATCAGGACTTCGAGCAGGTTGAACTCGGTGCTGGTCAGCTCAAGCGGAGTGTCTTTGATGGTCGCCTGACGTTTGGCGGGGTAGAGGACGACGTCGCTGACGGAAATGCTGTTTGGCGCGTTGTTCGGCTCGCCGCTTTGTTGCGCACGGCGCAGGATGGCGTTGATGCGTGCCAACAGTTCGCGCGGGGTGCAAGGTTTCGGAACATAGTCGTCCGCACCCATTTCCAATCCGATGATGCGGTCGATGTCGTCGCCTTTGGCGGTCAGCATGATGATGGGAACGGTGCTTTGGGAGCGGACGTTTTTCAATACGTCCAAGCCGTTCATTTTCGGCATCATGGAGTCTAATACGACGACATCGTACTGGCCGGTCAGAATTTCGTGTACACCGGCTTCGCCGTCCGGAACGCTGTGGACGTTCAATCCTTCGGCGGTAAGGTATTCGGTGAGCAATTCGGTTAGCAAAGCGTCGTCATCTACGAGTAATACGCGACTCATGGGATTTCCTTTTCGTGATTGTATGCGCTGCGCAAACCCGAAATAAACGGGTGCGGCGGATAGTGATGGCTAATCTTAACACGCATTTTGAGTTTTTTGATAGCTTGTTTTCCTATGCTTTTGCGCTTTTTTGCATTGCAGGGACGCTGTCTTTACATTTTCAGACGACCCCTGTACCAAATCCCCAAAATATACGCCGGATACGCGCCAAACGGGCGGCAAAATAATGCCGGTAAAGGCTGTGTTCGAGAAAGAACGGGGGATTCTATAGTGGATTAACTTTAAACCGGTACGGCGTTGCCTCGCCTTGCCGTACTATCTGTACTGTCTGCGGCTTCGTCGCCTTGTCCTGATTTAAAGTTAATCCACTATAAAACAGGTCGTCTGAAAACGTATTCAGGCTTTCAGACGACCTGTTTGATGTTAAAATGATTGTTTATATTGATGAATGAATCACAAGGGGCTTGTCGATATGTCCTTATCCATTGACGAACAGCTTTTGCCGCACCGCAATGCCATCGATGAAATCGATGCCGAGATTTTGCGCCTGTTGAACGAGCGCGCAGGCCATGCGCACGCCATCGGCGAATTGAAAGGAACGGGCGCGGTGTACCGTCCCGAGCGCGAAGTCGCAGTATTGAGGCGGATTCAGAGTTTGAACCAAGGCCCGCTGCCTGACGAATCCATCGCAAGGCTGTTTCGCGAAGTGATGAGCGAATGCTTGGCGGTGGAGCGTCCGCTGACGATTGCCTACCTCGGCCCGCAGGGAACGTTTACCCAGCAGGCAGCCATCAAACATTTCGGCCATGCCGCCCATACCGCCGCGTTTCAAACCATAGACCAGTGTTTCCGCCAAGTCGAAACGCGGCAGGCGGATTATTTGGTCGCGCCGGTTGAAAATTCGACCGAAGGTTCGGTCGGCCGCACCTTAGACTTATTGGCGGTAACCGCATTGAAAGCCTGCGGAGAAGTCATTGTCCGCATCCATCACAACCTTTTGCGTAAAGGCACACACGAATTGGGCGGCATCACAAAAGTCATCGCACACGCCCAAGCGCTGGCGCAATGCAACGACTGGCTCGGACGCAACCTGCCCAACGCCGAACGCATCGCGGTTTCCAGCAACGGAGAAGCGGCAAGGCTGGTGGCAGAATCAGATGACCCCAGTATCGCCGCCATCGCAGGACGTACCGCAGCAGATATTTACCATTTGAACTATGTCGCCGAATGTATCGAAGACGAGCCGAACAACACCACGCGTTTCTTGGTTATGGGGCATCAAGATACAGGCAGCAGCGGCAACGACAAAACCTCGCTGGCAGTCTCCGCGCCCAACCGCGCCGGCGCCGTCGCCGCGCTGTTGCAGCCGTTTACCGAATCGGGCATTTCCATGACCAAGTTCGAAAGCCGCCCGAGCAAATCCGCGCTGTGGGAATATCTGTTCTTCATCGACATCGAAGGGCATCAAAACGACGAAAAAGTCCAAAACGCACTGCGGCTCTTGAGCGAACGCGCATCGTTTGTCAAAGTCATCGGGTCCTATCCGGCAGCCGTTTTGTGATGCAGCAGGAATAAAGAAGGTCGTCTGAAATTTCAGACGACCTTTTTCTTCATAGCAAAACCGGCTCAATTATTTGTCCACGACGATTTTGGCAGCCTGTCCGTCAGGCGAGGGTTCGTATTGTGTGGATTCGTCGCCGTAATACAGCACGCCGAGTTTGATGGGGATGCGGCCTTGCGATTTGCGGTGGGCGTTGGAGTCGCGCAGGGAGTAAGCGCAGCCGCAGTATTCTTGTTGGTAGAAGTGTTCGCGTTTGCTGATTTCGATCATGCGCGCGCTGCCGCCGCCTTTGCGCCAGTTGAAATCCCAATACACGACGTCGTCGTAGGGTGCGGCGGCGCGGTGGCCGCAGTCGTTGATTTGCGCCATGTTTTTCCAGCGGGAAATGCCCAGCGAGCTGGTGAAGACGGGGAAGCCGTTTTCGTGGGCGTATTGGGCGGCTTTTTCGAAACGCATGTCGAAACACATGGTGCAGCGGATGCCGCGTTCGGGTTCGAATTCCATGCCTTTGGCTTTGGCGAACCATTCTTTGCGGTCGTTTTCGTAGTCGTCGTCTTTGTCGATGAAGGGGATGCCGAATTTGTCGGCGAAGCGCATGTTTTCTTCTTTGCGCAGCATGTATTCTTTGAGCGGGTGGATGTTGGGGTTGTAGAAGTAGATGGTGTAGTCGATGCCGCTGGCGAGCATGGCTTCCATCACTTCGCCGCTGCACGGGGCGCAGCAGGAATGCAGCAGGACTTTTGTATGGCCGCCGGGTGGGACGAGGACGGGGCGGTTGATGTCGGTAACGATGGGGCTGGTTTTATCGTTCATGATTGGGGTGTTCCGTTTGTGGTGCTTCAGACGACCTTTGGGTTATGGGTCGTCTGAAATGGTTGTGGTGTGGTTATTGGATGGGTTTGTTTTGTTTTTTGGCTGCCTTGCCGTCTTTGGGGGCGGGTGGCGGCGGCTCGGCGAAGATGGTTTCGGGGTTGGGATGTGCGGCAAATTCGTGCAGCAGTTTTTGGTAGTCTTGGGACTGTTTCATCAGCTCTGCCGCTGCGGTCCGCAGGTTGTCCACGTCTTCGGGCGGGAGGTAGAAGCTGGTGGGGATGTTCAACACTTTGTCGCGCAACGCGGACGGCGGCAGGTCTTTGAGGTTGAGGCTGACAAAGGAGAAGCTGATTCCGTCGCCGCTTTGTCGGTTGGCTTCGTTGCGTTGATCGACAAAGGCGCGGAAGCGGCGCAGGGATTCTTGGGTGTATTGGTCGATGGGAATACTGACAATGGCGGTAACGACGTCGCGGAATCTCGGCACAGCGGCGGTTTTGTCCATATTGCTGCTGATTTGGTTTTGGGCATTGACGCTGATGACGACGATGTGGCGCAGGTTGCGGCTGCGGATTTGTTGTTCCAACACTTTGTCGGGATAGATTTCGGTCATGTCCAAGAGGCTGCGCATGCCGAGGTTGTCGGTCAGACCGCCGTCTATCAGGTGGATATAGGGGCGGGTTTTGCTGTCGCTGTATTTGTTGAACCTGTTTTTAAATTCTTGATAGGTGGGGTTTTGCTGCTTTTGGGGCTCGAGGCCGATCATTTGCAGCTGCGGCGGCAGGGTGTAGCCGCAGTTGCCGCCGTTGTTGTTGAGGGTAATCGGGGCGAACACCATGGGCACTGCGCTGGAAGCGGCAACGGCGCGTGCAAGGCGCAATCCGCCCAAGTCGATACACATGGGGTCGAAGTATTCTTGCGTGAAGTTCAGGCGTTCTCCAGCGCCCATGTCGGTAGCGGAAATGATGGCGAACGGGCCTTTGCCGTACCTTTCCAAATCGCGGAAGGTGGCTTTGCCGAAAAGGTGGTTTTCAAACTGCTCCTGCAAGAGGTCGCCGCGTCCGTATTCGGATGAGGCGAGGCGGGGCAGGTTGGACATGGAAAAGGCTTGCTTGACGGCTTGGCGTTGGAAGTTTTGGTGAAGGAAACGCTTGTAAAACATGGGGATGGTTTCTTCGCCTTTGAGCGCGAAGTAGGCGGCGAGGACGGAGCCGCCGGATACGCCGACTACCAAATCGACATTGGACATCAGCGACTTGCTTTTGCCGCCGATGGTAACTTTTTGCTGCTTAAGCTGTTCCAACACGCCGTAGCCCAACGCCGCCGCGCGCGTCCCGCCGCCGGAGAGCATCAGGATGATGAAGGTGTCGTCTTCTTCGCGCCGAAACTGGCTGGTTTCAAAACGATAGCCTTGGTTCATGTCAATTTTATTGATGGTGGCGACAGGCTGATACTTGACCAGCGAGCAGGCAGACAGCGCGGCAAAGGTAAAGGAGGTCAGGATGGTTTTGAACGGGCGTTTCGGCATGGAAGTTTGGCTGTGAACAAAAGAGCTTGATTATAATGGATTAAATCTGTTTTCGATACCGTGCGGCAGGTTAAGGCGATGCCGCAGCGTAGATTGGAAGGTTTTCAGACGACCTTGGTTCATTCCGCAATCGGACAGGTCGTCTGAAAAATAAAATCAGGTTTAAGGCTTGTCCGCCTTGTCTCCGATTTTGCCTTCTTTGCCTTGAAGTAGGTTTTGGATATTGCTTTTATGGCGGTACAACACCAGCACGGCGATGACAACGGTCGCCCAAGCCCAAGAAGGGTAGGGCATCAGCCAGAGGGCGACGAGCGGCGCGGCTACGGTGGCGGCGAGCGCGGCAAGCGAGGACACTTTAAAGCCGAATGCCATCACCAGCCAAATTGCCGCGCAAACCAAAGCCGTTGCAGGAGAAAGCGCCAGCAGTACGCCCAACGCAGTTGCCACGCCCTTGCCGCCTTTAAAGCCGAAAAACAGCGGCCACATATGTCCGACCAACGCGGCGACGGCAACCGCTGCTATGGTGATGACCGACAGATTCAAAGCATCTTGCAGACAGCGTGCCAAAACCACCGCCACCAAACCTTTGAGCGCGTCGCCCAGCAAAGTCAGCGCCGCCGCCTTTTTCTTGCCGCTGCGTAAAACATTGGTCGCGCCGGGGTTGCCCGAGCCGTAAGTGCGCGGATCGTCCATGCCGTAATATTTGGAAACGATGACGGCAAACGACAGCGAACCGATTAAATAAGCCGCGATAACGGCGGATACATTGAACATTTCAGATGCTTTACTTAAAATGGGACGCTCATTTTATCAAAAAAACAGGCAGGCAAATGGACAAAATCTTTTTACGCGGCATGAAGGCGGACACCTTGATCGGCGTGTACGACTGGGAACGCGAACGCCCCCAAACCCTGATTTTGGACTTGGACATCGGCATCCCCGAACAAAGCGGTCAAGACGACCACATCGGCAATACCGTCCACTACGGCGAAGTCTGCGAAGCCGTCAGGGCAAGCCTTGCCGAACAAAGCTTCCTCTTGCTCGAATCATTGGCGGAACACATCGCCAAACTCATCCTTGACAATTTCGGCGCGTTGAGTGTGCGCGTCAAAATCATCAAACCCGGCATCCTGCCTGATGTCAAAGAAGTCGGCATTGAAATCGAACGCAGCAAGGTTTAAAACAGCACAAACGTTTTAGCGAAACCCGCTTCGCTCCCTTTCAGACGAGCCTTTTCATGACTCAAGAGGTCGTCTGAAAGCTCGGCTTCAACGAAGTTAAAACCCATTCCCGATTTTCAGACGACCCCGTATCAAACTTTACAAAGAGAACACGCAAATGGATTTGAAAGAAACCAAACTCAGCAGCGAGCCGATTTACCAAGGCTCATTTGTTACTATCAACCGCGACAAAGTCCGCCTGCCCAACGGCAACGAAAGCCAGCGCATCGTCATCCGTCATCCCGGTGCGGCCTGCGTTTTAGCGGTTACCGAAGAGGGCAAAGCCGTACTCGTGCGCCA from Neisseria sp. DTU_2020_1000833_1_SI_GRL_NUU_006 includes these protein-coding regions:
- a CDS encoding HAMP domain-containing sensor histidine kinase; the protein is MKLFQRIFATFCAVIVCAIFVASFSFWLVQNTLAENQFNQRRTIETTLMNSILSAFRARGDSGAREILAEWEDSPVSNSVYVILGDEKKDILDRNIDNHTIERARVFAINNPNSDLAHIEYDRFGEEYLFFIKGWDSHQAQRLPSPLFIPGLPLAPIWHEFIILSFIIVVGLLMAYILASNITKPIKILGSGMDRVANGELETRISQQVDDRDDELSHLAIQFDKMAEKLEKLVAKERHLLHHVSHEMRSPLARMQAIVGLIQAQPQKQEQYLKRLEGELTRMDTLVGELLTLSRLETSNIPLEKESLKLVPFLKNIVEDNQSIAQQNKQTVTLSVEPRIPENATVCANEGYLYRAFDNVIRNAINYSPEGSTIRVNIGQDGKHWIVDVTDNGPGVDEMQLPHIFTAFYRADSSASKPGTGLGLALTQHIMEQHNGKIMAENIKPNGLKMHFILPKKKVNGKTEKPHPKNS
- the misR gene encoding two-component system response regulator MisR gives rise to the protein MSRVLLVDDDALLTELLTEYLTAEGLNVHSVPDGEAGVHEILTGQYDVVVLDSMMPKMNGLDVLKNVRSQSTVPIIMLTAKGDDIDRIIGLEMGADDYVPKPCTPRELLARINAILRRAQQSGEPNNAPNSISVSDVVLYPAKRQATIKDTPLELTSTEFNLLEVLMRHAGQVVSKETLSIEALDRKLAKFDRSIDVHISSIRHKLGDASLIQTVRGLGYLFVKN
- the pheA gene encoding prephenate dehydratase, yielding MSLSIDEQLLPHRNAIDEIDAEILRLLNERAGHAHAIGELKGTGAVYRPEREVAVLRRIQSLNQGPLPDESIARLFREVMSECLAVERPLTIAYLGPQGTFTQQAAIKHFGHAAHTAAFQTIDQCFRQVETRQADYLVAPVENSTEGSVGRTLDLLAVTALKACGEVIVRIHHNLLRKGTHELGGITKVIAHAQALAQCNDWLGRNLPNAERIAVSSNGEAARLVAESDDPSIAAIAGRTAADIYHLNYVAECIEDEPNNTTRFLVMGHQDTGSSGNDKTSLAVSAPNRAGAVAALLQPFTESGISMTKFESRPSKSALWEYLFFIDIEGHQNDEKVQNALRLLSERASFVKVIGSYPAAVL
- a CDS encoding epoxyqueuosine reductase QueH produces the protein MNDKTSPIVTDINRPVLVPPGGHTKVLLHSCCAPCSGEVMEAMLASGIDYTIYFYNPNIHPLKEYMLRKEENMRFADKFGIPFIDKDDDYENDRKEWFAKAKGMEFEPERGIRCTMCFDMRFEKAAQYAHENGFPVFTSSLGISRWKNMAQINDCGHRAAAPYDDVVYWDFNWRKGGGSARMIEISKREHFYQQEYCGCAYSLRDSNAHRKSQGRIPIKLGVLYYGDESTQYEPSPDGQAAKIVVDK
- a CDS encoding patatin-like phospholipase family protein, with the translated sequence MPKRPFKTILTSFTFAALSACSLVKYQPVATINKIDMNQGYRFETSQFRREEDDTFIILMLSGGGTRAAALGYGVLEQLKQQKVTIGGKSKSLMSNVDLVVGVSGGSVLAAYFALKGEETIPMFYKRFLHQNFQRQAVKQAFSMSNLPRLASSEYGRGDLLQEQFENHLFGKATFRDLERYGKGPFAIISATDMGAGERLNFTQEYFDPMCIDLGGLRLARAVAASSAVPMVFAPITLNNNGGNCGYTLPPQLQMIGLEPQKQQNPTYQEFKNRFNKYSDSKTRPYIHLIDGGLTDNLGMRSLLDMTEIYPDKVLEQQIRSRNLRHIVVISVNAQNQISSNMDKTAAVPRFRDVVTAIVSIPIDQYTQESLRRFRAFVDQRNEANRQSGDGISFSFVSLNLKDLPPSALRDKVLNIPTSFYLPPEDVDNLRTAAAELMKQSQDYQKLLHEFAAHPNPETIFAEPPPPAPKDGKAAKKQNKPIQ
- the plsY gene encoding glycerol-3-phosphate 1-O-acyltransferase PlsY → MFNVSAVIAAYLIGSLSFAVIVSKYYGMDDPRTYGSGNPGATNVLRSGKKKAAALTLLGDALKGLVAVVLARCLQDALNLSVITIAAVAVAALVGHMWPLFFGFKGGKGVATALGVLLALSPATALVCAAIWLVMAFGFKVSSLAALAATVAAPLVALWLMPYPSWAWATVVIAVLVLYRHKSNIQNLLQGKEGKIGDKADKP
- the folB gene encoding dihydroneopterin aldolase, producing MDKIFLRGMKADTLIGVYDWERERPQTLILDLDIGIPEQSGQDDHIGNTVHYGEVCEAVRASLAEQSFLLLESLAEHIAKLILDNFGALSVRVKIIKPGILPDVKEVGIEIERSKV